The following is a genomic window from Dermatophilaceae bacterium Soc4.6.
AGGTGTCGCGCAGCTCCTCCACGACCGGAGCGACCTTGTCCCAGACGATCGCGACGCGGGCGCCGTGGTCGGTGAAGGGGTGGCGCAGCTCGCCGGCGGTGTAGAGCGGGTTGTGCTCGACGACGGTGGCGCCGAGGCGCAGCACGGCGAAGAACGCGACGACGTTCTGCGGGCAGGTCGGCAGCAGCACGGCGACGGTGTCGCCGGGTCCGACGCCGAGTTCGCGCAGCCCCTGCGCGACCCGGCTCACCTGCTCGCCGACCTGCGCCCAGCTCGTCGCCGCCCCGAGGAAGTCGAGCGCCGGCCGGTCCCCCCACGCGGCCACCGTCGCATCGAGGTGGTCGGTCAGCGTGGTGCCGTCGTGGGTGAGGTGGAGCGCCACACCCGCCCCGTACGACGCCGCCCAGCGGGGCTCGTCAGCCGACATGGCGGGTTTCCTCACTGCCGCGGTTGGGGGTGCGCGGACGGTGTCACGCTACCGCGCGGGTCGACGACCATCGCCTCCCGATCTGGGGGCGACACGCCGGGCGTCCCGTGTGCTTGCATGGGGCACCGACCCCGAGGAGTCTCCCCATGTCTGTGCGCGTCGACCTCAACATCTCCCTCGACGGCGTGGCGTCGCCGTCGGACCCGACCCCGGACAACCCCATGGGCGCCGACTGGGGCCTGCTGACCGCGGCCTACACCGCGACCCGCACCTTCCGCGAGCGGGTGCTCGGCGACACCAGCGGGGCGGGCACGTCCGGCCTCGACGACGCGTATGCCGCCGCCTACTTCGAAGGTGTCGGCGCCGAGATCATGGGGGCCGCGATGTTCGGTCTGCACACCTTCCCCGACGACCCCGACTGGGCGGGGTGGTGGGGTGACGAGCCGCCGTTCCGGTGCCCCGTCTTCGTCCTGAGCCACACAGCGAGGCCGACGCTGACCACGGGGAACGGGACGTCGTTCGAGTTCCTCTCGGTCAGCCCTGCAGAGGCTCTCGCGCGGGCCGTCGCGGTCGCGGACGGGCACGACGTGCGCGTCGGCGGCGGCACCGGGGTCGTGCGCGACTTCCTACGCGCTGGGCTCGTCGACCGGCTGCACGTCGCGATCGCGCCGGTCGTGCTGGGCCGGGGCGGGCGGCTCTGGGACGACCTGCGGTTGCTCGGGAGCGACTACACAGCGACGAGCGAGACGGCCGAGAGCGGCACCATCCACGTGACGTTTCGGCGCTGACCCCGCTGCGACCTGCGATCGCGGCTGCCCCGACGGCCAGGGCGAGCGCCCTCAGACTGGGTG
Proteins encoded in this region:
- a CDS encoding dihydrofolate reductase family protein; translation: MSVRVDLNISLDGVASPSDPTPDNPMGADWGLLTAAYTATRTFRERVLGDTSGAGTSGLDDAYAAAYFEGVGAEIMGAAMFGLHTFPDDPDWAGWWGDEPPFRCPVFVLSHTARPTLTTGNGTSFEFLSVSPAEALARAVAVADGHDVRVGGGTGVVRDFLRAGLVDRLHVAIAPVVLGRGGRLWDDLRLLGSDYTATSETAESGTIHVTFRR